Proteins from a single region of Oscillatoria sp. FACHB-1407:
- a CDS encoding class II aldolase/adducin family protein, whose amino-acid sequence MSKFEFPTPPVFERVEDERLHRKQRLAAAFRLFARYGFDEGIAGHITVRDPEFADHFWVNPFGMYFGHIRVSDLLLVSSEGDVIKGNGFVNEAAFCIHAPVHAARPDVVAAAHSHSTYGKLWSAFGRLLDPLTQDACAFYEDHAVFNDYTGVVLKTSEGERIASTLGDRKALILQNHGLLTVGHTVDEAAWWFITMERSCQVQVMAESIGNPHKIAPDVARLTQTQVGTPHLGWFCFQPLYDKIVREEPDFLD is encoded by the coding sequence ATGTCTAAGTTTGAGTTCCCAACTCCCCCTGTATTTGAGCGGGTTGAAGATGAACGGCTACACCGCAAACAAAGGTTAGCCGCTGCGTTTCGGCTGTTTGCCCGTTATGGCTTTGACGAGGGAATTGCGGGTCATATCACCGTGCGCGATCCCGAATTTGCTGATCATTTTTGGGTCAACCCTTTCGGTATGTATTTTGGGCATATTCGTGTGTCCGATTTGCTGCTGGTCAGCAGCGAAGGAGATGTCATAAAGGGCAATGGCTTTGTCAACGAAGCAGCATTTTGTATCCATGCCCCCGTTCATGCGGCGCGTCCCGATGTAGTTGCAGCAGCGCACTCTCACTCGACCTATGGCAAGTTATGGTCAGCCTTTGGACGATTGTTAGACCCGCTAACCCAGGATGCCTGTGCGTTTTATGAAGACCATGCGGTGTTTAACGATTACACAGGTGTTGTTTTAAAGACATCTGAGGGAGAGAGAATTGCCAGCACTTTGGGCGATCGCAAAGCTCTCATTCTGCAAAATCACGGCTTATTGACGGTCGGGCACACAGTGGATGAGGCGGCCTGGTGGTTCATCACGATGGAGCGCAGTTGTCAAGTGCAAGTCATGGCAGAATCCATCGGTAACCCCCACAAAATTGCGCCAGACGTAGCACGCCTGACGCAGACTCAAGTGGGTACTCCTCATTTGGGTTGGTTTTGTTTTCAACCGCTCTACGACAAGATTGTTCGAGAAGAGCCTGATTTTTTGGATTAA
- a CDS encoding DUF1574 domain-containing protein, which yields MLNSASEQSPSNDKSPLAQWLRRMLERGGIWVQFRIKGNHLHVLCESKPCLNRAIALNRLIPALYQTDINSFLPADHPPIYQVLLYGRTLGEERPAWSYRIHLDQLDRHLEQLKQYRANSRLALSTATRSTGTHTATIAPDAASVRTSDATGGAIVLSTRSQAKRGHPNAIARYLSERISTLGIAVRVSVKTLPFETTVPTPGLLNTVSVSRVSTRRLWIVCESLYSPDPVAIGEPMARQLRDLELDDFRDAVICIQVTGEAEPDWLLRVDLTPPVEMLRERARWGDVGAIARLLRHALSDRDIQLSTSTLRDATLHLSCCLNPRISTTEAPDQATVRAIIAPLLETLGPQGIQAATIYGQAIGEEAPAWIDWLNLPAAEHAALAEPTLTLAQQGDWDAIAFLLLCALNPDLDQQIATGGIRIQLLQREDLLHIMTDAPVCPDQQRVSSTIVKLLKRFHLPGILGIRIYGRRAGQKRPLWSYGVDWGSRNRLVPEPAPEFAATDVYVADLVAQSSDEILRSELTPADLRDAWKTFREKLGQKMQMALVRSQLFAPLPENQTLVSPAPEESALSRYTPSHYQGAKVALIWGTIGILLTFQGDRLLHHLKERQSVTQVVSPPVVAVPLPETSPDTTTPISPVLTDEDTFIEETPLAEAPANASALAAESPFPTFNSEQLDQKVALYHQLTLDSGPTDVLIVGSSRALRGVDPVVLKQELEKLGYTDVSVFNYGVNGATAQVIDLIVRRILTPDQLPRLIIWADGARAFNSSTLDVTYNGVVLSEGYRAIVQENPNLSAEETQLSETEMPGVAGTEGFGASLTASYQEIDGWLSDRLASMSAAHTDRDRLKAMVQQGLTAWLPEPSPIVPTGEDPNDPQSLANAGQGLIDVNGFLPLAVRFNPATYYQQYARVAGAYDSDYKDFQIEGKQAIALQNLLNYTRSHNVPVVFVNLPLTDDYLDPVRLQHEQEFRQYMLNVSLTQQGLIFRDLGEQWVDRYTYFSDPSHLNRYGAQAVSTRLAQDPMIPWLP from the coding sequence ATGTTGAATTCGGCATCAGAGCAGTCCCCTTCTAATGACAAATCCCCTTTGGCGCAGTGGTTGCGCCGAATGCTTGAGCGTGGTGGCATTTGGGTGCAGTTTCGGATCAAAGGCAACCACTTGCATGTGTTGTGTGAGAGCAAGCCCTGCCTCAATCGAGCGATCGCCCTCAATCGACTGATCCCTGCGCTATATCAGACCGACATCAACAGTTTTTTGCCCGCAGACCATCCACCGATTTATCAGGTGTTGCTCTATGGGCGCACGCTGGGTGAGGAGCGACCTGCCTGGTCTTATCGGATTCATCTCGACCAACTCGATCGCCATCTGGAGCAGCTAAAACAATATCGGGCTAACTCCAGACTGGCTCTATCCACCGCCACCCGCTCAACGGGAACCCACACCGCTACAATCGCCCCTGATGCGGCCTCAGTTAGAACGTCTGATGCAACGGGGGGAGCCATCGTGCTCTCTACTCGCAGCCAAGCAAAACGAGGACATCCCAATGCGATCGCCCGTTACCTGAGTGAGCGCATCAGCACACTGGGCATTGCCGTCAGAGTCAGCGTTAAAACTTTGCCCTTTGAAACCACCGTTCCCACCCCCGGTTTATTGAATACGGTGTCGGTGAGTCGAGTTTCGACGCGACGGCTCTGGATCGTCTGCGAGTCGCTCTATAGTCCTGACCCTGTTGCGATTGGGGAGCCAATGGCGCGGCAGTTGCGCGATCTGGAGTTAGATGATTTTCGCGATGCGGTGATCTGCATTCAGGTGACCGGGGAGGCAGAACCCGACTGGCTTTTGCGTGTAGACTTGACCCCTCCTGTGGAGATGCTGCGGGAACGGGCACGCTGGGGTGATGTCGGGGCGATCGCCCGACTTCTGCGCCATGCCCTGAGCGATCGCGACATTCAACTGTCAACCAGCACCCTCAGAGATGCAACGTTGCATCTCTCATGTTGTCTGAATCCTCGTATTTCGACCACTGAGGCACCGGATCAGGCAACGGTACGGGCAATTATCGCGCCACTCCTGGAAACCCTGGGACCACAGGGTATTCAAGCAGCAACGATCTATGGACAGGCCATTGGGGAAGAAGCACCCGCCTGGATCGATTGGCTAAACCTGCCTGCTGCTGAACACGCTGCCCTGGCGGAACCCACCTTAACCCTGGCACAACAGGGGGATTGGGATGCGATCGCCTTCTTGCTGCTGTGTGCGCTCAATCCTGATCTTGACCAACAAATCGCCACCGGGGGGATTCGCATCCAACTGTTGCAGCGCGAGGATTTGCTGCACATCATGACCGATGCTCCCGTTTGCCCAGATCAGCAGCGAGTCAGCAGCACCATTGTCAAACTGCTGAAGCGGTTCCATCTTCCTGGCATTTTGGGGATTCGCATCTATGGGCGACGAGCGGGGCAAAAGCGTCCTCTCTGGAGTTACGGCGTAGACTGGGGATCGCGCAACCGTCTCGTCCCAGAACCCGCTCCAGAGTTTGCCGCAACGGATGTCTATGTTGCCGATCTGGTCGCTCAATCCAGCGATGAGATTTTGCGGTCTGAGTTGACCCCCGCCGATCTGCGCGATGCCTGGAAAACATTCCGCGAGAAATTGGGGCAAAAGATGCAGATGGCTCTGGTGCGATCGCAGTTGTTTGCGCCCCTACCCGAAAACCAAACCCTGGTGTCCCCTGCCCCTGAAGAATCGGCTTTGAGTCGCTATACCCCATCTCACTATCAGGGGGCAAAAGTGGCTCTGATTTGGGGCACAATCGGGATTTTGTTGACCTTCCAGGGCGATCGCCTGCTGCACCACCTGAAAGAACGCCAATCTGTAACCCAGGTCGTCTCACCGCCTGTGGTCGCTGTTCCCCTGCCGGAAACCTCCCCCGACACGACCACTCCCATCAGTCCTGTGTTGACGGATGAAGACACCTTCATCGAGGAAACTCCGTTAGCCGAAGCCCCTGCAAACGCCTCAGCATTAGCCGCAGAGTCTCCCTTTCCCACCTTCAACAGCGAACAGCTTGATCAAAAAGTTGCGCTTTATCACCAACTCACGCTCGACTCAGGCCCAACCGATGTATTAATCGTCGGCAGTTCCAGAGCTTTGCGGGGAGTTGACCCTGTTGTGTTAAAGCAAGAACTGGAGAAATTAGGTTACACCGACGTCAGTGTGTTTAACTATGGGGTGAATGGGGCAACCGCTCAAGTCATTGATCTAATTGTGCGGCGCATTCTCACCCCAGATCAGTTGCCCCGGTTGATCATCTGGGCAGATGGAGCCCGCGCCTTTAACAGCAGCACGTTGGACGTCACCTACAACGGCGTTGTGCTGTCAGAGGGCTATCGCGCTATCGTTCAGGAAAACCCCAACCTCTCAGCTGAAGAAACCCAACTGAGTGAAACAGAAATGCCGGGCGTTGCAGGAACCGAGGGGTTTGGAGCCTCGTTAACGGCAAGCTATCAAGAAATTGATGGATGGCTTAGCGATCGCCTTGCCAGTATGTCTGCTGCTCACACCGATCGCGATCGCCTCAAAGCAATGGTGCAGCAGGGGCTTACCGCATGGCTACCAGAGCCATCCCCCATCGTGCCGACTGGAGAAGACCCCAATGACCCGCAGTCGTTAGCCAATGCAGGTCAGGGGTTGATTGATGTGAATGGATTTTTGCCTCTGGCTGTGCGATTCAATCCCGCCACGTATTATCAGCAATATGCCAGAGTCGCCGGAGCCTATGACAGCGACTACAAGGATTTTCAGATTGAGGGCAAACAGGCGATCGCTCTACAAAACTTGCTCAACTACACGCGATCGCACAATGTCCCGGTTGTGTTTGTAAATCTGCCGTTGACCGATGACTATCTTGACCCCGTGCGCTTGCAACACGAGCAAGAATTCAGGCAGTACATGCTGAACGTGTCGCTGACTCAGCAGGGGTTGATCTTCCGTGACCTGGGTGAACAGTGGGTCGATCGCTACACCTACTTCTCTGATCCCAGCCACCTAAACCGCTATGGGGCACAAGCCGTCTCGACCCGCCTTGCACAAGACCCAATGATCCCCTGGTTGCCCTAA
- a CDS encoding methyltransferase domain-containing protein — MSEPSPISTPRSPHFWEERYQTGSTRWDLGQPAPPFVQLLQSADAPPPGRMAVLGSGKGHDALWFAKHGFEVVGFDFAPSAIAQSTALAEAQEISAQFLQRDIFELPHEFANQFDYVLEHTCFCAIPLELRSAYVHLVRDLLRPHGELIALFWLHDRPDGPPFGGRVDEIHQRFSPDFEILSLKNVTDSVANRQNEEYLGRLRVKKT; from the coding sequence ATGTCTGAGCCATCGCCTATCTCTACTCCTCGTTCCCCTCACTTTTGGGAGGAACGTTATCAAACCGGATCAACCCGATGGGATTTGGGGCAACCTGCTCCTCCCTTCGTCCAGTTGTTGCAATCAGCAGATGCACCTCCGCCCGGACGGATGGCAGTTTTAGGATCAGGAAAAGGACATGATGCCCTCTGGTTCGCCAAGCACGGATTTGAAGTGGTTGGGTTTGATTTTGCTCCGTCTGCGATTGCCCAATCAACTGCTTTAGCAGAGGCACAGGAGATTTCTGCCCAATTTCTACAACGCGATATTTTTGAGCTACCTCACGAGTTTGCCAATCAGTTTGATTATGTTCTGGAGCACACCTGTTTTTGCGCTATTCCCCTGGAACTACGCTCTGCCTACGTGCATCTGGTCAGGGATCTGTTGCGTCCTCATGGGGAACTGATCGCCCTATTTTGGTTGCACGATCGCCCCGATGGTCCCCCTTTTGGCGGTCGCGTAGACGAGATTCATCAGCGATTTAGTCCTGATTTTGAAATTCTGTCACTGAAGAACGTGACGGATTCCGTTGCAAACCGTCAGAATGAGGAATATTTGGGACGATTGCGTGTTAAAAAAACGTAA
- a CDS encoding MotA/TolQ/ExbB proton channel family protein, translating into MSTLFELVVKGGPVMIPLVGLSVATIACGLERSWFWYKFLSQEKRIVHDVLEAARYDLDKAASIAERAQDLPIGRFLLAPLKLKNASAETFRLAMEAAGDREFAQMRKGDKLLETVVALAPLLGLLGTVTGLINTFNNLNVGGGGTTEQATAAAAGIGEALITTAAGMIVAIIALGFFRALVSLQSQQMDYFSNVGSELELIYRQDWYEPALIEEDKEHNVLTASGVGHGS; encoded by the coding sequence ATGTCTACTTTGTTTGAATTGGTTGTCAAAGGTGGTCCTGTTATGATCCCCTTGGTGGGGTTGTCTGTCGCCACGATCGCCTGTGGTTTGGAACGAAGCTGGTTCTGGTACAAGTTTTTGTCTCAAGAAAAGCGTATTGTTCACGATGTATTAGAAGCCGCTCGCTACGATCTTGACAAGGCAGCATCGATCGCTGAACGAGCGCAAGATCTCCCCATTGGCCGCTTTCTGTTAGCTCCGTTGAAGTTGAAAAATGCCAGTGCTGAAACTTTTCGGCTAGCCATGGAGGCGGCGGGCGATCGCGAGTTTGCCCAGATGCGAAAGGGAGACAAGCTCCTGGAAACTGTGGTGGCACTTGCTCCATTGTTAGGTCTGTTGGGAACGGTAACGGGTCTAATCAATACCTTCAACAACCTCAATGTGGGCGGCGGTGGTACAACCGAGCAAGCAACGGCAGCAGCAGCGGGGATTGGGGAAGCGTTGATCACGACCGCAGCAGGAATGATTGTTGCAATCATTGCTCTGGGATTTTTTCGGGCGTTGGTTTCACTCCAATCTCAGCAGATGGACTACTTTTCCAATGTCGGGTCTGAGTTAGAGCTGATCTACCGTCAAGATTGGTATGAGCCTGCTCTGATAGAAGAAGACAAAGAGCATAACGTCCTCACTGCTAGTGGTGTTGGTCATGGCTCCTGA
- a CDS encoding ExbD/TolR family protein, giving the protein MRFRDRNKNSQMLEIELTPMLNVMMGILAFFVMITMTLTVEQGVEVELPNSAENAPPTTAEPDPLIVQLDAQGQLLLNNQPFTEDQLSPQIQAYLTSNRAGFVVLQASPDLPYEQVIRLLGDLKEIGGDRVSLAIE; this is encoded by the coding sequence ATGAGATTCAGAGACCGCAACAAAAACTCTCAAATGCTTGAGATTGAGTTGACCCCAATGCTCAACGTGATGATGGGCATTCTGGCATTCTTTGTCATGATCACGATGACTCTAACTGTAGAACAAGGGGTTGAGGTTGAGTTACCTAACAGTGCTGAGAATGCTCCTCCCACTACAGCGGAACCTGACCCTCTAATCGTACAATTAGACGCTCAGGGACAGCTATTGCTCAACAATCAACCTTTCACCGAAGACCAACTATCTCCTCAAATTCAGGCTTATCTGACTAGTAATCGTGCGGGATTTGTAGTTCTGCAAGCCTCACCTGACTTGCCTTATGAGCAGGTAATCAGACTGTTGGGAGATTTGAAGGAAATTGGGGGCGATCGCGTTTCCCTGGCAATCGAATAG
- a CDS encoding ExbD/TolR family protein, with product MRFNNRQGNKDLPQVNLIPMMDVLMTVLTFFIIVSMTLTGQVVNVFLPEANSSGGEGQGEGEDASMAQLVVGLNAEKQILLSNQVATTDQLVQEMQTYFQENPEGMVTLKADRSLTYRDVADVLKVMRDVGGGRVSLGVESTAN from the coding sequence ATGCGGTTTAACAATCGACAGGGTAACAAAGACTTACCACAAGTCAATCTAATTCCCATGATGGACGTGCTGATGACCGTTCTGACTTTTTTCATCATTGTTTCAATGACGCTGACAGGTCAGGTTGTCAATGTTTTCTTGCCAGAGGCAAACTCATCTGGGGGTGAAGGACAAGGAGAGGGGGAAGATGCCTCAATGGCACAGCTTGTTGTGGGTCTGAATGCAGAAAAGCAAATCTTACTCAGCAATCAAGTCGCAACTACTGACCAACTAGTGCAAGAAATGCAAACCTACTTTCAGGAAAACCCAGAAGGAATGGTAACCCTCAAAGCCGATCGCTCACTAACCTACCGGGATGTAGCAGATGTGCTCAAAGTCATGCGAGATGTCGGGGGTGGTCGTGTTTCTCTGGGTGTCGAAAGTACTGCAAATTAG